ATATAGCTGTTTAATTTCTGACAGAGGAACTGCAGACAGATaacagtaattattttatttctatacaCTGTCGCTTATCAGTGAGCCACTGGAAAAGTAAAGAATTTTCCTCTAAAAATACTCTCCTTCTCCTTGCTGCATTTTGTCGTTTATCTGTTAAAATACTGATAACTACAGACCCGAgagattaaaatattaaaaataaagaacttTCCATTTGCACTCATTGTTATGCATTGTTCACATCTACTTTCTCATGGAAAATCACTAACGCACAGAGGCACTGAGTGGGCTTTTGCTCGTCTGAACACACTTTGACTGCAAACGCTATATTGCACATGCTCAATATAAACTGCTACACTTTGGTTGGACATTGTTATGTGAGAATCGGTACTTTAAGATTGATTTTCTCTCTGCTGGTAGGTGTCTCTCTGTTTCTGTCCAGTCTTTTCACTGTATTGTTGAGCAACAAAAAGGTAAAATTTGTTCAGCTGTGACACAAAAGGAAAATGTGTGTGTTCTCATGCATTCAGATGTTCTGGTTGAGTCGAGGACATCTTAAAAGTGTAGTTTATCTTAACCAGTTCTTTACGCCAGTGATCATGAACATCCACCCACATACTGACATTTACGACTTTGCAGAGTTTAATTAGAACGGCtaaaagttaaacatttaatGGTACTGCAATGACACAATCAAAATGTCTAATCTAAGATTGAATCAATATTGAAATGCGTACATGCACGGGCAGTTTATGGCCCCTATATAGCGTCATCggggctctgttccaaaacctagtgagctgcttCGCCATCTGCTGTCTACATAAGAGGTGTCATCTAAGGAATCTTACAAGTGATCTATTTAAAAGAGACTCAAGCTCAACTGATTTTTACCGTTAGTATGTTATTACATGTAGCATTCcttcacttgctcagcaatggatgctctgcagtgaatgggtgccgtcagaatgagagtccaaacagctgataaaaacatcacagtaatccacaccactccagtccatcagttaacatcttgagaaacCAAAATAATCCATAAcattgcttcctccagtgaagaagtggtctggtctgaatcaggagagaaatctgcacagatcaagcaccaattacaagccaaaacaaatatgtggctggattttgatgtgagagacaagaGGAGATGGATTTCTTCACGGGAGGTATCGTTATTATGGACTcttattttggccagaagttagaaacgtcttaatgatggatttgtttcttacaaacacgcagcttttggcttcacaagacattaactgatggactggagtggtgtggattattgtgatgtgttttatcagctgtttggactctcattctgacggcacccattcacatccattgctgagcaagtgatgtaatgctacatttctccaaatctgaggaaaaaacacaaactcatctacatcttggttGGCCTGAGAATGAgtaaacttttcatttttgggtgaactatttttaAAGCAGAATTCATACAATGTCAAAAACGGCTGCTTcagatttttgtggaaatcatgatacattctaattttcaggattctttgctgtataggaagttcaaatgaacagcattgatttaaaacagaaatcttgtgtaacataaatgtctttactgtcacttttgatcagtttaatgcgtccttcactgaaaaaaaatgatactacttctttttttttttttttttggaggtaagtggttgcaaactatttattttagctacatttaaaaaacaaaacaaacaaaaaaaacatgttgaaagttagccaactaaatttgtttatttaaatgtagctaaaataaattgattgcaaccacttaccttaaaaaaattgagtaaattcAGTGAATCGTTTGTTTCAGTGTTGCTGGATAAAACGTaatgaccctaaacttttgaccGCTAGTGTATGTGTGTCACATAAGTTAATATTCTGTTTCTGatgtaatgtaattaaatatgtcTCAAGCATTTGGTCCCGCCTCTGCTGTGTACTATAGTAAACACGAATTCATTTGCAGCTCTACTTTAGACTTTGGCATTTTCACACAAGGAAAAGGAATCTAGTTTCAAGGATAAACTTTTATAAAGTCTCCGTCGGCTTCTTCCTCCGTATGTGTGCTACAGATTAATGATTACACAGCAGACTGTCTGTCAGGTGTGTGAAGTTCAAAGTCTTTGACTGCGGGTTTGTTCGGTTTCACTGGCATACTTTTGAGCACAGATGTGAAATTCAAGCTTTAATGCATCTAAATAGTTAAAACACCTTATGTGTGAGAGAAACAACAGCGTTCAGCGGTCTCTCTAATGCAGTGTCCCCCAGAGACCCACgcattcatttttcattcacTGTAGTGGACAAATACTTTTTCACCCTTTTTTGGTTTTGGTCCTCCATCATTCTGTGGTACATGCTTTGAGGTGTGACCGATATAATTGGCTATATTATTGTGCAAAAATGAATGCCTAAAGCTTTTTTTTGGGTCTATTTTACAATcaatttcctttttatttatttattctttttttttttatttcaattgtttttggTCTTTGAAATGTAGTGGGTGAGgctaatataattatattaatatttaaaaatatcaatgatgtaaaaagacatttaaaaccCCAAATCCAaacctttttctttctttcagttatattaatatttaatattatatttttttaaataatgttttttattatattttttattatatgcgcttttaacatactatctctttatttaaaaaaataaataaataaaattagtcaccacttgtagtacacttgactTGAGTGTATGGGTTGAAAGTAAACTACAAGTGttgactaaatacattttttaaatacagagatagtatgttaaaagtgatttttgttcatatatatatatatgcttgttttcttaaaaaaaaaaaactaacactagctatctatttgtttactttttatttattatacagttaacaaaaaaggcctctaacactatcTTGCTCTactctttttctattctgttttctttttatttattatataattaaaaaaaaaaaaacttgctacgtgtactgctttaggctaactgagacttgttataggaCTTgcatcattgctcttttgttgatttgatttgagattgcttccattgtcctcattagtcgctttggataaaagcatctgctaaatgactacatgtaaatgtaaatatattcatggtGTCACAAAATAGCACaattgagtacacttagatgatccaaagtttatcttaagaacgaagtactaaagaatcatttttagtgcattaagtacaaaatgaatgcacaaaaatacagcactttaaagtacattataGAAGTGAACTTCTTTTAACCTGGGAAGTGCACAAGACTGTCCCAGGCCTTAAAAACGCATGCAGTGCCCTTAAAACACACTAAATCCACACTATTTTGAATACCGCCACCGCTCCGGAGTGCTATTCGAGGCTTAGtgtatcccatcatgcatcatgttTTGGAATAAATCATGAGATTTTTGCCGAGATCTCATGAGAGGTCACGGAAAACTTTCCAATCTAAGttacatattaatataataattagatattattacatataatttggtAGAAAAGCAAAGTGTTGCACATTCTATTGGTTCAAAGATGAGTAGtggtgatatttattttgtacaacatttgcaactgcttttATCACTTAATTAGAAGCACCACAATTAAACTGTCATGTTATAGGGAATACTGAACAGACTTTTAggagttgattttaaaatgcaaagtagctatgtaaaataaaaataaagctatggaaacacttgcatttttacaacactaTAAGTGTGTCCTATCAGGTAATGAAAAGTTCAacacacacttgtggtcttcatCCTCATTTGGACACTTGGGccaaatacagaaaatacatCATATAAGTAGTCAAGTGCAAAAAGCacaagtgtgggtatttggacaaaGGGTTTGTGTGCGTTAAGTGCACTGCGCTTTGGTGTTGTTAAGATCTGGGACAGTCTTGCACATGCGCTCTCAAGTGGCCAAGAccgcaagtgtgggtatttgtgaccctggaccacaaaaccggtGGCGCGTTGAACACCTTGTTCTGATGACGCAAGAGTTGCAACTATGGCAGCTGAGAAGgccattctttgtgttctttttgaataattttcagAGCCTGATGAAATCGGTATAAATACGTGTTTAATGCTGCAAAATACGCTCGATGTTACAGTCACTGCCCTTGCTGTCCAGAATAAAAGAGAACAGCCCAATCAAGTGGAAACTGTGGTTCCTAATGATTGTGATCCAACATTTGCCTCACATTTCAGGatgaaaagacaaacatttcagATGAAGGATAATCCACTTCTTACCTCCGAGACAGTGTTATGATCTATATgaccttattatttttttgtgagtATTAGGCTTATCATTATTGCTGATCACTGTTGTTGTGCtatgatattgtaatatttactattatataATCAGAGGAGCATAGAAACGTTTATGAAAGTGTCACCCACAATACaatagcaaaatatataaatatgtagtatttttatgttacattaatCAGTGTCTAGCGCACCTTCCTGAGGAAAGGATATGGACCAGAAGACATTGCAATTACTACATGATATTTAGACAGACTTAAAGAAGTTCCAGATCTATATTTGTGctcttattatttcagttattttgcctttaatgtaaataaacatgtgcaaacaatatacttgctcttgtgaatttattttgatgttaattacatttacttaaatgtaatttaaggttggttttgtggtccagggtcagaTATAAGTAGTCAAGTGCAAAGACCccaagtgtgggtatttggacgAGGGGTTTGTGTGGATTCAGTGTGCGTTAATTGCACTGCGCTTTGGCGTTTATAAGACCTGGGACAGTCTTGCGCACGCGCTCTCAAGTGGCCAAGGGTACTGGACAAGGCAAGAGGAATGTAAAGAGAGTCAAACCTCGTTTCGCTGGACGAGAGGGAGGAGCGTATCCTCGAGACTCCGCCCCCGTGCGCGGCGCAGGTTTCATAAAGCCCCGTGCGGCGCGTCCGCTCCAGCATCAACAGCAGCAGTGGCGGCGGCGGCGGCACCGTCATGGCGCGGGAGTCTCCATCCTCATCGCTGTGTCTGGAAGAAACGCGCACCCCTCACCCGCTCTCCTAGTGTCCCCCCCGCGAGTCAGCAAGGTGATGCAAGCCCTCCACAGACCCGGGCTGCACCGGACACCTGACGCCGAGCTTTGGCTGGACCGGATGGCGGACCTCCAGAACCAGAGCTCCGCGAACGGCACCGAGCTCAGCCGCTTCAGCAACCTGGAGGACATCAACCTGCCCGCGGACGGCACGCTGGAGCTGCGCGTCATGATCTCCATCGTGTACTCGGTGGTGTGCGCGGTGGGTCTGGTGGGCAACCTGCTGGTCTTCTTCCTCATGAAAGTCCGGCAGGGGAGGAAGAAATCCACGATCAACTACTTCATCATGAACCTGGCGGTCACGGACTTCCAGTTCGTCCTCACGCTGCCCTTCTGGGCCGTGGACACGGCGCTGGACTTCACCTGGCCGTTTGGGCACGTCATGTGCAAGGTGGTGGTCACGGTGACCGTGATGAACGTGTACGCGAGCGTCTTCTTCCTCACCGCTATGAGCGTGACGCGCTACTGGTCTGTTGCGTCCGCGCTCAAGGACCGAACGCGCAACAAGCGCTGCTCGGTGAAGCTGGTCAGCGCGCTTCTGTGGCTCCTAGCCACCGTTGCGTCGGTTCCCACGGCGATCTTCTCCACGGTGAGCTCGATCAGCGGCGTCAAGCTGTGCCTCCTGCGCTTCCCCAACGGCCAGCACTGGCACGCGCTCTATCACCTGCAGAAGATCCTAGTGGCGTTTGTGTTTCCGATGCTCATCACCGTGGTGTGCTACCTTCTCCTGTTGCGCCTCATTCGCCTGCGGAGCATGAACAACAACTTCCCCAAGCGCAGGTCCAGAGTCACTAAATCCGTCACGATCGTGGTCTTGTCCTTCTTCATATGCTGGCTGCCCAACCACGCCATCACCTTCTGGGGAGTCCTGGTCAAGTTTAACGTGATCCACTGGGATAAAGTCTACTACACGCTCCACACGTACGTGTTCCCGGTCACCATTTGCCTGGCGCACTCAAACAGCTGCTTGAATCCCGTCTTGTATTGCCTCATGCGCAGGGAGTTCAGGAAAATGCTCAAGGACTTCTTCTGGAGGATTTCGTCGCCCGCGATCGCCAACAGCTGTCAGATCCGCCCGTTCTCGGGAACCGTGAAGGAGCGCGACGACAGCCAGGCGGCGATTCCTCTGAACGTGATGGAGACCGAGGAGTACAGATTGTCGGTGGTGAACGGGCAAACCGACGCGTTACCGTCCACGGACTGCGCCGTTAAGAGATAGACGCGCGAGGCCGTGCGTAAAAGCGCGCTGTTTACTTGAGTTACAGTACTGGAGGACTTTCTGCAAACTCTACAAGGATGTCGTtcgaccttttttttttgtttgtttgtttgtcattcTTTCAAGTGATGTTTCAAGATGTTGCACCCTTAAACGTTCGTGCCAAATTGTCTTTTGCAAACCGTGCATCCGCTGCAAGCCACAGTGCTTTTAACGCTTCTGTCCACGTTTCTGAATTTAAAAGAGTGGTTTTATTCCGTGTAAACGTGCGCGGCGAAGCAGACCTGGATGTACAGAGTATCGAATTATCGAAATAAAATATTGGGCTTAAGCTGCAATTCAACTTTTACAGTTTTCACTTTTACTCATATTTGGAGGAAATGCTGTTTCAttaaaactcaaaaaaaaaaaaagacaagatttgataataattgtttatgCATACAAATTGTAAAAAGTATAAACATATTATGATATAATACCACTATATATACATAGTTGTTATTATAtcttatcattatttattagaaatatgtggccatcctctttttttttttttctatcttaCACACCTTTGGAGTAAAATATCATTGCttcattgcattaaaaaaacaataagctacacacacacacacacacacatatatatatactaagatttatttatacatgtttgagctattttaaatgttttgaccAACCCCATCTTttcacttttattcaaatttggagtaagattttgtttgcataaaactgctctattaaattcatttttaatgaatgctCTTACTGTAAATGCACCAGGTTTCAAAGCAACAGCTTGAAATTGCTACATTATTCCTCGCTGGTTTCCGACCTcctttttgttgtttgaatCTATTGCCTGGAAAttctgaaataattaaaatgtattgctcatttgAAGTGTAATAAAGCTGTGTCAATGACCTCAACCATGTGAAGGTGATGGTCCGAAAGGAAATGAATGTAAACAGTGTTACTATGTTGTCCATTTGAAGGGCATAATAAAGTCCTGTCTTATCATAGCAATGTTTGTTTTCCTCAGAAGCACAATtacaaaattaacttttattgtTATTCCATCTAATTAAGATTTGACAGCGGGTCTGTGGTTTAGGGAGTAAATCTACCTCAACAGCTTTACTTCAGTTTATTATCTCAACACAGACACATAAACCCATGCAAACAATAACACCACAACACGGGAATTTATGAGCTCTGTGATGCAAAGACGGTTTGGTTCACAAAACAACAGTTTGCTTTCAGTCCTCGCTTTTTATAGGTTATAATAAAttgtttaaacatgttttaacaCGGAGAAAGGAGCAGTGGGCATTTAGCGATCCACATGCACCTTTATTGTTTTTCAACCAGAAGGTTAAGGGAAGACTATTTATTTCTGGGAAATGTGATTCATGCCATATAAAATCATATTCAATCTATAAACACAAGAGGGCACTGTGATCACAAGTTTAAATACAAAAGCAATAATCTGAAACCTGGCCTGTATAAACAAAAGTTCAGAAAAGTCAGCTTTAAGCCAACTATTAACCTTTAAGTAAAAAAGCCGCACATCTGGTGTCTTTGAAAACAATCCCACGGTTGTTAGTTAATGATTGAAGCAGCCTGGCAGGTGGCTCATGCTTGTGTGGTTATttcatttttgctgttttaggAAGATTTCGAGGCTGTAATATCTGTGCTTTTCAGCTGGAATGACATTCTGCTACTGATTTATTCCAGCTCTGAAGTTTGTTCAGCATCGGCCGGTCAGAATTGTCACCATCTTTGCAAAACCCTCGTCGTTGATTTGCCCGTCACACGTCACGCCGGCTTCACTCAGCAGCTCGTCCACTGTCACACAAACATAAACAGCGTGGTTTCACTAAATTTATACTTTAACAATATAACGAGGAATATGCAAAAGGTATTTTTATACTCATGTTTTTAACATGCTGCATTTTGAAAAGTTGCAacttgtattttcatttttggtttcaTAACATGTCTTATTTCAGagtagtggaaagaaaacatctataacacacatttaagtgtttattttgttgcacTTTATCTATATGTGTCTGTAGATTTTGTTTACGATACAGGCCGTTTTCTAAAAATGACTTTGTGTCTCcacacttcagcagcacttacatacaccaacatttacagttttatcACCATCTATATTCTGGAAGCTTTAAtagagggatttgttcatatatcattcacattggattatataacattttattagatttttttcccccctgtggagtgataaaaagagaTATCTAAAATCTCCACTATAAAAACCTTTAACTCAACaatgtcaacaaaatgaaataagaaTTTTGAAATCTAATCTAAATGTATGGAAATTAAGGTATACTTAAATAAGTGATATCTTTTAGTTTATcctaataaaatgcataaattagCCAAAGTTCCTATTTTGCAagatattaaaatacttttgaGACTCATAACTAAAAGCATTACTATTTTGTTTGCTTAtatatcatattgtttactaatAGATCCCATTCATTTTACCCATTGGGAATTGATTTTGTaacaataacttttttttttttaatttgtactttatgtattgttttaaaacagtTGCACATTAACGAAAACAGGAAAACAACAGTGGTAATGTTGCAAAATTCAACAATTATGAAACAATTTCATTTTCaactataaagcagctctacaaaaatatttatatactattactgtttttattaatattttgaaaccgcttttagttatattttcagttttgagtTAATTATCAGGCACTGTGTTGTTGTAAGTCAAGGTTATAAAGTAGGAATACCCCACATCTGGCTTAGAACGGCACGCCGCacaatgcattgtgggtaatgTAGTTCTATCTTTGTCTGAATCCGATTTACCTTCCTGATCTGTGAGTCGCTCTCCAAAGCCTGTCAGTCTGGCCCTGAGCTCTGACGCCGTGATGAAGCCTCGTCTGCTCGTGTCCATTAACCTCACGGCCTGCAGGATCTCGTCCCGTGGGTTCTCCTGCTGGATCTGCGCATGCATCACGCTGAGAAACGTGGAGAAGTCCAACTCGCCGCTCTTATCTGGGACAGGCAGAGTCAAAGCGCTTTGCCAAAAAGCTTCAGATACAAAAGCCGTTTGATCACGTCTGACAGGCTGAGAGGTATATTTATTGCGAAGGGTTTATATTTAGTACATTGCATCACGTTTGTCAAGCAGGGCTTCATTTCATCAGCAGCACCACATGTGATATCAGTTCAAATGACACCTCCTTCAATTAAAATCATTGTGAACGTGTAGCGTGGGATTTCAATGCTCTGTTTTTCTTCCAGGTGACTCTATAAACCATCTTTCTGCGTTCACTGGCCTTATCTGGATGTCCCGGGCACTGAGGTTTGCGGTTGTTATTGTTGAGTTTCATCCGCGTACTCCTACAGATTTCAAGTTTATTTAACTTAGTAAGCAAAGTTTTACACTGTTGACTTTACCTGGGGCTTGGAAGTTTAGGAGGACACCCATGCGATAACTTAACGTCATTTGTTTGGATGTTCAAATACTTCCAGTATCTCAGTTTAATGTTCAGAGTCGCTGTAAGTCAGCCAGTGATCATTTTCTATGAGCTGCTTCATTCAACCAATAGAGAACtaaaaatcccattcattttctccataggggAATTGAActttcttaattttattttttatacactaAGGATTGTTTCATACTAGctgcacattaaaaaaaaagaagaaaacaactgtgttaatgcaataaaattcaacaattatgaaacaattaaatttcaacatcagtgttattttagtattatttatatgctagtttattttgcattaccttttatttttacattttcagttctctttttaattttagtttcatttttagtaattctgttatgtgcttttgtcatttttattagtttttcatTCTTCTTactattttgatttcatttatttttaaatcagttttagtttatttccagttagcaacatttctaatttgtcaatttcaatttttgttttaatttttgttaacgCTGCTCTacagaagcaaaaaaaaaaaaagtgtcataatTAAGcttaatttagtttaatgttgattcagttcgGTTCAATAACAGTGTCAATGTTGCAGAAATGAATTCGGTTCATAATTTATGAACTTTACAACAATAACACTTATTAAACTGAACTTTAAATAAAGACCTAGGACGTTGTTAATCAACGGTAGATGATTCTGTtgatatttcaacat
This genomic stretch from Onychostoma macrolepis isolate SWU-2019 chromosome 25, ASM1243209v1, whole genome shotgun sequence harbors:
- the calml4b gene encoding calmodulin-like protein 4 isoform X1 yields the protein MSLQAKFLSQDQINEYKECFSLYDQKRRGKMKAQDLLTVMRSLGCCPTLQELNRHLQTHKIDKSGELDFSTFLSVMHAQIQQENPRDEILQAVRLMDTSRRGFITASELRARLTGFGERLTDQEVDELLSEAGVTCDGQINDEGFAKMVTILTGRC
- the calml4b gene encoding calmodulin-like protein 4 isoform X2, whose translation is MAKFLSQDQINEYKECFSLYDQKRRGKMKAQDLLTVMRSLGCCPTLQELNRHLQTHKIDKSGELDFSTFLSVMHAQIQQENPRDEILQAVRLMDTSRRGFITASELRARLTGFGERLTDQEVDELLSEAGVTCDGQINDEGFAKMVTILTGRC
- the rxfp3.3b gene encoding relaxin-3 receptor 1, which encodes MQALHRPGLHRTPDAELWLDRMADLQNQSSANGTELSRFSNLEDINLPADGTLELRVMISIVYSVVCAVGLVGNLLVFFLMKVRQGRKKSTINYFIMNLAVTDFQFVLTLPFWAVDTALDFTWPFGHVMCKVVVTVTVMNVYASVFFLTAMSVTRYWSVASALKDRTRNKRCSVKLVSALLWLLATVASVPTAIFSTVSSISGVKLCLLRFPNGQHWHALYHLQKILVAFVFPMLITVVCYLLLLRLIRLRSMNNNFPKRRSRVTKSVTIVVLSFFICWLPNHAITFWGVLVKFNVIHWDKVYYTLHTYVFPVTICLAHSNSCLNPVLYCLMRREFRKMLKDFFWRISSPAIANSCQIRPFSGTVKERDDSQAAIPLNVMETEEYRLSVVNGQTDALPSTDCAVKR
- the calml4b gene encoding calmodulin-like protein 4 isoform X3, which translates into the protein MKAQDLLTVMRSLGCCPTLQELNRHLQTHKIDKSGELDFSTFLSVMHAQIQQENPRDEILQAVRLMDTSRRGFITASELRARLTGFGERLTDQEVDELLSEAGVTCDGQINDEGFAKMVTILTGRC